The sequence TATTTTATATGGCGGCGGCATGTGACTCGCACCGGTTCCTTCAGGCAAAGCTACCGCCATTGGCTGCCTGTGGTGCCGTTGGCTCGGTACTGTCGCAGGGCGATCCTGCCTCGCACCGGTCACGCCGGGCGACCCTCAGGGCAAAGCTACCGCACTCGGCTGAGTTTCGAGAGAGCGTGAGAAAAGAGTGTGTCAGCGCAGGACAGCGACCGAGCTGTAATGAAGAATGCCCATCCCTGCGCATGTACGGCGGCAAACCAGATTTATTGACGGTTTGCGGCTAAACGTCCTGTCTCATGTGTTGTGTGAACGTAGTTATCATTCAGAACCAAGCGGCAGTCAAGGCGCAGTAGCTTTTATTTTCCGCCCGGAGCAGGACCGCTTGTCGCAATCCGTTGATTGATCTAGTACTAACCTAAATCGGTAGATCGACCACCAGCGTTTGTTAAATAACGCTCAATCTTTTGAACTAGGTCGATCGGCCTAGTATGAAACTCGGCAAGTAAAACCGACAAGGTGCCTGGATGTGCGGATTAAAGAGGGTAATAGCTGGGCATGGGGGGAGGGGCGGCAGATGTTTTTTTTCAGACAGAACGAAAAAGGCCACTCGCAAGAGTGGCCTTTTCGTATGTGGTTGCGGGAGCCGGATTTGAACCGACGACCTTCGGGTTATGAGCCCGACGAGCTACCAGACTGCTCCATCCCGCGTCTGTGAGGCGGCATTCTACAGACTGAGGTGTCTCTGTCAACCTCAAGCCGAAAATAAACCGTTTTCATTCAGTCGCTTAGCCGTCCCGCTCGCATCAATGGCACGTGGGGGGCAACGAAAAAAGGCCACTCGCAAGAGTGGCCTTTTCCGTATGTGGTTGCGGGAGCCGGATTTGAACCGACGACCTTCGGGTTATGAGCCCGACGAGCTACCAGACTGCTCCATCCCGCGTCTGTGGGCCGGCATTCTACAGCTTTCGTTGGCCCTGTCACGGCTTAATTGCACAGCGGGCAATCAGGTCAGGCGCTCAGCGAAAGGTTTATCCCGTTCTTCGCCCCTATCGCCCGAACCTGTCGGTCGTGCGGGGCCTGCTGGCTCGGCTTGTGATGATAGCGGGCGATTCGCAACATTCCCCAGAGCATGGCGAACGCGGCGGCGCTCCAGCCAATGATCATCAAGAGGATTACCAGTGCGGGTGCGATCATGTTGGATTCCTTTCTAACCTGACGTCTCTGCCAAGTGGGACCCTTGATTCGATGCAACGGTTCCGCTTGCCATTGGTCGGAGATGCCAATCGACAGCGCACGGCCGATCCTCCGGGTTGCCTAAAGACTGTCGTGACCTTGTAAAAGGAGAGCCTATGCGGACGTTCTATCTGATCGCGCTAGGGCTTGTTGCAATGGCGGGCAGCGCTGCGGTTCTGGCCGATTCGCCGGCGCTCGAGCTGACGCAGAACACCGGTGCGGCTGATCGCACCCTGGGCAACGGGTCCATGGGGCTCGGCCAGGGAATCGAACGACTGCCTGAGCGCCCCGAAGTGGATCGCAGCCAGCCCGAGGCGCCCCGTACGCGCTCGGTGTATGACGAGTCGGGCCACGGCGACAACGATACCGATATGGAGCATCGCCCGCGCCGCACGCTGGGCGACCGTGACGACGATTGAGCGAACCGAACCCGCGGGAGACAACCATGTTGAAGATGATCGTATGGACGAGCGCCAGCCTGGTGTTCGCAGCAGGCGCCGCGCTGGCGGATGCAGAAGGCGACTTGTCGAATCCGTCCACTACGGGCACCGAGGCGATGGAACAGACGACGCCGCAGCGCCGCGACGCAGGGCGCAGTGGCCTCGATGACCGCGTCTTGGATGATGACGACTCGTCCGCATTGGGCACGATGGGCACCGGGGCGACGGGGACCACCGGCGGAATGGGCGCAACGACCGGAACCGACACCATCGAGGACCGTGACGACACGGATCAATAGCCGCCCGGTGGCATGAGCGGGGACGTTCCTAAGCGTCGCCTGGCTCCGTACAATGCGGTCCTTTTTCGATTGGTCCGTTTTTGATGCAAATTGCTCTGGCACCGATGGAAGGCCTGGTCGACGAAATACTGCGCGACGTGCTCACCGGCATTGGCGGTGTGGACTGGTGCGTGACCGAGTTCATTCGGGTATCGGATCGTCTGCTACCGCCATCCAGCTTCCGCAAACTGGCGCCTGAACTCGACAACGGCGCGAAGACCCGCGCCGGCACGCCGTTGCGGGTTCAATTGCTCGGCTCCGACCCGCTGTGCCTGGCCGACAACGCTGCGCTCGCCTGTACGCTCGGCGCCCCCGCTATCGACCTGAATTTCGGCTGCCCGGCCAAGACCGTGAACAAATCTCGCGGCGGCGCGGTGCTGCTCAAGGAGCCTGAACTGCTGCACTCGATCCTGCAGGAAGTGCGCAGGGCGGTGCCGGCGCACATTCCGGTCACCGCCAAGATGCGCCTGGGCTTCGACAGTCCCGATGGCGCTCTCGATTGCGCCCGTGCATTGGCCCAGGGCGGTGCCGGGCAACTGGTGGTGCATGCTCGGACCAAGGTGGATGGCTACAAGCCGCCAGCGCATTGGGAATGGGTGGCCAAGGTGCAGGATGTGGTTGCGGTTCCGGTGTTCGCCAACGGTGACATCTGGTCGTTGGAGGATTGGCGCCGATGCCGCGGAATCAGTGGCGTCGATGACATCATGCTGGGCCGCGGGCTGGTCTGCCGTCCGGATCTGGCCCGTCAGATCAGCGCGGCGAAACGGGGCGAAACGGTCGACCCCATGGGCTGGGACGAGCTTCAGCCGCTGCTCGCTGAGTTTTGGGTGCAGGCGCGGCGCAAGATGTCCCCTCGCTACGCACCGGGCCGTCTCAAGCAGTGGCTGTCGATGCTCACGCGCAGCTACCCGCAAGCCATCTCCCTGTTCGCCCAGTTGCGGCGCGAAAACGATTGCGAGCGCCTCGATGCTCTGCTGGGGCTCGACAGCGCAGCGCCGGGCTTGCGAGCCGCCGGCTAGGCGCTGGCGAAGCGGCAGTGCGATCAGCGGCCGCCGGCGATGTCCAGTAGCGCGCCGCTGGCGTAACTGGCCTTTTCGCTGGCCAACCAGAGAATCGCCTCGGCCACTTCCTCAGGCTCACCGCCACGGCCCATGGGCACGCCGGCCTTGACCCGCTCGACGCGTCCCGGCTCGCCGCCACTGGCGTGAATCTCCGTGCGGATCACGCCCGGTCGTACCGCATTCACCCGGATGCCCTCGGCGGCCACTTCCTTGGCCAGGCCAAGGGTCATGCTGTCGATCGCGCCCTTGGCGGCTGCGTAGTCGATGTATTCGTTGGGCGCGCCGAGTTTTGCCGCGATCGAGGAGACATTGATGATGGCACCGCCGTAGCCGCCATGGCGGGTGGACATACGCCTGACAGCCTCGCGGGCACACAGAAAGCTGCCGGTCACATTGACCGCGAACACCCGCGCCAACCGTGCCGCATCCATTTCGTCCAGACGCATCTGGCGCTCCAGCATGCCGGCATTGTTGACCAGCACGTCGAGCTGGCCGAACTCATCGTCGATCGCGGCGAAAAGCCGGGCGACCTGTGCCTCGTCACTGACGTCGGCCGACACCGCAATGGCGTGGTTGCCAGCGCTTTTGATCTCCTGGAGCAATAGCTCGGCAGCATCCTGGCGATGGTGATAGTTCAGGCACAGGGCATAGCCCTGCGCGGCCGCAAGCCTGGCGGTGGCCGCGCCTATGCCACGGCTGGCGCCGGTGATCAGCATGACTTTATGCATAAAAAACTCCCGACGAACGGTCTTGAAATGGATCGGACAGCGCCAATCTATGGCGATACGGGATGCCGAATTCGGGTCCCGTTGCAACCACTCGCTGAAGATCAGGAGATAGCAAAATGACCAGTTTCTCGATGGCTCCATTGTTCCGCCAATCCATTGGCTTCGATCGTTTCAACGATCTGTTCGAGTCTGCCCTGCGCAACGACGCGAGCAGCAGCTTTCCGCCGTATAACGTGGAAAAGCACGGCGATGATCAGTACCGCATCATCGTAGCAGCCGCAGGTTTCCAGGAGTCCGACCTGGATCTGCAAGTCGAGCGTGGCGTGCTCACGGTCAGTGGCGGCAAGCGCGAAAATGCGGCTGACAACGTCACGTATCTGCATCAGGGCATTGCCCAGCGTGCCTTCAAGCTCTCGTTCCGCCTCGCTGACCATATAGAGGTCAGGGGCGCCGCGCTCAACAACGGACTGCTGAGTATCGAGCTCGAACGCGTCGTGCCGGAAGAGGCCAAGCCCAAGCGCATCCCGATCAACGGTGAGCGCCTGGCGCTGGAAGAGGCCTGACGGCGCAAGGAGAGCCTCGCCAGAGGCCCTCGCTATGATGACCGGCCCCGCCCATTCGGCGGGGCTTTTTTTTCGGCTGCGAGCGCCGCTCAGGCCGTCGGTCGCAGCTTCAAGAGCTCGCTGAACGCGGCCAGCGGCAGCGGGCGGCTGAACAGATAGCCCTGGTACAGGTAGCAACCCTGCAGTTGCAGCAGGTCCAGCTGCGCCTGTTGCTCCACGCCCTCGGCAATCACCTCCAGTCCCAGGCTCCTTGCCATCGCGACGATGGCCCGAATGATCTCGGCGTCGTTGGGGTCGTTCAACGCGTCTCGCACGAACGACTGGTCGATCTTGAGCAGGTTCACCGGCAGGCGTTTGAGATAGGTGAGCGACGAATAGCCGGTGCCGAAATCGTCCATCGCAAAGCTCACCCCGTGCCGGCAAAGGCGGCGCATCTTGGCAATGGTGTCGTCCAGGTTCTGGATCACGATGCCTTCGGTGATCTCCAGCTTGATCATCCTGTGTGGCAGCCCGGTGACGCTCAACGCCTCGAGGATGCACTCGACGAAATCGTTCTGACGGAACTGGCGGGGGCTGATATTGACGCAGAGGCTGAAGCGGTCGGCATGCACGAGCCCGCTGGCTAGCAACGAAGCGCCAATGCGGCAGGCTTCTTTTATGACCCAACGGCCGGCCTCGACGATCAGGCCGCTTTCCTCCAGCACATCGATGAACTGAACCGGAGAGCGCGCGCCTTGCTCCGGGTGATGCCAGCGCAGCAGAGCCTCGGCGCCAATCACGGCACCGGAGCGCGCATCCACCTGGGGTTGCAGGTGCAGCTCGAATTCCTGGCGTTGCAGCGCCAGGCGCAGTTCACTCTCGAGCTTCAGGCGCGCGACCGCAGCTTCCTGCATCGTCGTGCGGAACAGTTGAATGGCATTGCGTCCGGCGTCCTTGGCGCGATAGAGCGCGATATCGGCTCGTTTCAGCAGGTCGGCCGGCGTATCGCCATGATCCGGCATCAAGGCGATGCCGATACTTGGGGTAACCTGCAAGCGGTTGCCTTCGAAGACCATGGGTTCTGCCAGCAGGGTGCGAAGCTTTTCGGCCACCTCGCGGACGTGCCGCGTCACCTCCGAGCGCTTGCCGGTCAGCCCGGTCAGCAACACGACGAACTCATCGCCACCGAGACGTGCGACCGTGTCCTCCCGGCGTGTGCTGGCTTCCAGGCGAGCAGTGATCATCTTCAGCACGGCATCGCCCACCGGATGCCCGAGCGAGTCGTTGATGTGCTTGAAGTGATCCAGATCCAGGAACAGCAAAGCGCCGCGAAGGTTGTGTCGTTTGTGCAGAGAGGTCTGCTGGGTCAGGCGATCCATGAGCAACGCGCGGTTGGGCAGGTTGGTCAGCGGATCGTGATAGGCCAGGTGATGAATCTGTGCGTGGGCCGCCTTCAACTGGCTGATGTCGCGGGCCGATAACAGCAGACAGTCGGTGTCGTTCAGGGCGATCGGCTCGACCGAGAGCTCGATGTGCTTGGGTGTGCCGTGACGATCGTGGCCGATCATTTCCCAGCTGACCACACGACCGTCGCGTTCCAGCCGTTCGAGAATCTCCTGGCGTTGCGCCACGGGCCAGATGCCCAGGTCAGCGGACGTGCGGCCGATGACTTCCTCGGGCCGGTAGCCGTATAGGCGCCGGAACCCTTCGTTGACTTCGATGAAACGCCCGGTGCTGCGCTCGCTGATGATGAGCGCGTTGGGGCTCGAGTGGAATGCCGTGGAGAATTTGGCCTCGCTGACTTTCAGTGCTGCCTCGGCCTGCTGGCGCTTGGTGATGTCGCGAAAGGTGGTGACGATGCACAGTCGCCGGTCGATTCTAATGAAACGGCTCGAGACCACGCAGGTGACATGCTGGCCGGTTTTGGTGCGAAATTGTGCCTCGGCATTCTCCAGTCGCTGATGGCGGGTCAACTGGTGGTAGAGCGCCTGTCGTTGTGCCTCGTCGCGCCATATGCCCACTTCAGGCGCCGAGCGCCCTGCGATCTCGCTGCTGTCCCAGCCGAACACGGCGCTGAAGCTCGGATTGACGTCGATGAAGGCGCCGTCGCGGATGCGCGAGAGCGAGATGGGATCGGGGCTACCCTGGAACAGGGCGGAAAACTTGGCTTCCGAAGCGGCCAGATGCTGCTCGCGCAGGACCCGCTCGGTCGCATCCTTGATGACCCCCACCATTCGCAGCGGTGCGCCATGCTCGTCACGATACAGTTTGGCGGTGCTTTCGAGATGGCGGGTGGTGCCGTTGGCATGGTCGGCCTGATAGGTCGCCTGGTAGGTCTGGCAGCGTCCTGCGAGCAGGTCGCTGTAGGCTTCACGCATGGTCTGGCGGTTATTCGCCGCGACGCTGCGGAAGAACTCGCGGAAGGAGCCATCGAACGGGCCCTCGACGATGCCATGCAATTCGGACGCACGGGTGGAGGCGTAGAGTCGGTCGCTGGGGATATGCCATTCCCAGTTGCCCAGCTCGGCCGAGGCCAATGTCAGCTGCAGCCGCTCCTGGCTGTCCTCGAGGGCTTGGGCCTGGCGGTGCTGGTCGGTGATGTCGCGGACGATGCCCACCAGAACCTGCTGCGCCGTGCCGCTGTTGTGCTGCTGTCCATCGATCTCCAGCCAGCGCACGCTTGAATCGGGCCAGCGCACCCGATGGCGGAAGCTGAAACGCGGTTCGCCGCCCGCCAGTATGGCGCGAACGGCTGCCTCGATCCGGGACCGGTCTTCGGCCGCGACGAGCGCCAGATAGTGGTCCTGTGCGATCTCCACGAGCGGGCTGGTCAGCCCGAAGAGCTTGCCTGTACCGAGCGACCAGTGCACGACGCCGCGTGGCAGGTCCCAGGACCAGACCCCTACACCGGCACCGTCGAGCACCGACAGCAGTCCGGTGACCTCGTGCCAGGGTGTTGCCGATTCGGCTGGAATGGCGTCGCGGGGCGGCTCAGGAGGCAGCATGAGGGGCCTCGATCGAAGACATCGGGACGGTGCGGATCGGGCGATGGCAGGCGATGCTCATGGAATCTCTGATGATCTTGTTGTTGTCCCGCGAACTTATCCGTAGCTGCTGGCAATGTGCAAGTGCGGTTAGTCGGCGTCGAGCAGCGACATGAACGCCTTGGCCGCATTCGACAGGGTTCTTTCGGTATGAGTGATATAGCCGAGCTGCCGCGACAGTTGAACGCCTGCCAGCGGCAAGCGCACCACCTGCGCATCGAGCATGGTGCGGGGCAGCACGCTCCAGGCGATGCCGATGGAAACCATCATCTTGATCGTCTCCATATAGTTGGTGCTCATGGCAATGTTCGGCGTAAGGCCTTCGCGCTCGAACAGCCGATGAGCGATGTGGTGGGTGAAGGTGTTCGCGCCCGGAAACACGGCGGGATAGCCGGCGATGTCCGCCAGGGAGATATCGGCTTTGCGTGCCAGCGGATGCTCCGGAGCGACGACGAAATCGAGGGGGTCGTCCCATACCTTGCTGGCGCGAACCGGGGCAGCCGTATGCGGCGCCAGGGTGATCACGGCAAGCTCGGCGCGGCCATGGAGGACTTCTTCGTAAGCGATTTCCGAGTCGAGGAAGCGAATATCCAGGTTCACGTCCGGATAAGTGCGCGTGAAGGTCCTGAGCAACGGTGGCAGGCGATGGAGTCCGATGTGGTGGCTGGTCGCCAGGCACAGGCGCCCGCTGACATCGCCGTTGAGGTTGGTCAGCGCGCGACGGGTGTCGTCCAGTACATTGAGTATCTGATAGGCACGAGGAAGAAGCGCCCGCCCGGCTTCGGTCAGGCCTATCTCGCGTCCGAGTCGGTCGAACAGGCGTACGTTCAGCTGGGATTCCAGGGCAGCCAGGCGTTTGCTCACCGCCGGTTGGGTCAGGTGCAGCCGCTCGGCGGCCAGGGAGAAACTGCCCATTTCGGCGATGGCGATGAAGGCGTTGAGGCTGGCGAGGTCCATCGAAACTCCCGGTGGCTCACACTGGAGCGGTTGGCTGTGCGAAACAGGTGCATCCTAGCGCTATTCCAGGCGGGAATGGATAGAATGAAAAATATGAATTTGAGTAATTCGAACCAGACCCCTAGCATCAACCCTATAAGCAAAAGGGCTATAAGCCCGACGCACTGATGAGGAAGGTCCGATGGCCGGCAAAACGCTCTACGAGAAGCTCTGGGAAATGCACGAAGTCAAACGCCGCGACGATGGCTCGTCGCTGATCTATATCGACCGGCATATTCTCCACGAGGTGACCTCTCCGCAGGCCTTCGAAGGGCTGCGCCTGGCCAATCGCAAGCCGTGGCGCATCGATGCCAATATCGCGACCCCGGACCACAACGTGCCGACCACCCGCGGCGAGCGTCAGGGCGGTCTGGAAGCCATCTCCGACGAGGTGTCGCGTCTCCAGGTACAGACGCTGGACGAGAATTGCGATGACTTCGGCATTCTCGAATTCAAGATGAACGATGTCCGTCAGGGGATCGTCCATGTCATCGGCCCGGAGCAGGGCGCGACATTGCCGGGCATGACCGTGGTCTGCGGCGACTCGCATACTTCCACCCACGGCGCATTCGCCGCGTTGGCTCACGGCATCGGCACTTCGGAAGTCGAGCATGTGCTTGCGACCCAGTGCCTGGTCGCCAAGAAAATGAAGAACATGCAGGTGCGCGTGGAGGGCAAGCTGCCCTTCGGCGTCACGGCCAAAGACATCGTATTGGCGGTCATCGGCAAGATCGGCACGGCTGGCGGTAATGGCCATGCGCTGGAGTTTGCCGGCAGTGTGATTCGCGATCTGTCGATGGAAGGGCGCATGACCATCTGCAACATGTCCATCGAGGCCGGTGCACGTGTGGGCATGGTGGCGGCAGATGAAAAGACCATCGCTTACGTCGAAGGTCGTCCCTTCGCACCCAAGGGGGCCGATTGGGACAAGGCGGTCGAACTCTGGAAAGGCCTGGTGTCCGACGACGACGCGGTATTCGATACGGTCGTCGAACTGAAAGCCGAAGACATCAAGCCGCAGGTCAGTTGGGGAACATCGCCAGAAATGGTACTGGCCGTCGATCAGAACGTGCCGGACCCGGCGGCGGAGGCCGATCCGGTCAAGCGCGATTCGATCAACCGAGCGCTGAAATACATGGGGCTGCGTGCCAACCAGCCGATCACCGATATTCAGCTGGACCGCGTATTCATCGGCTCTTGCACCAACTCGCGAATCGAAGATCTGCGCGCTGCCGCCGAAGTGGCCAAGGGCCGCAAGGTGGCCGCTACGGTCAAGCAGGCGATGGTCGTGCCGGGTTCAGGCTTGGTCAAGCAACAGGCCGAGGCGGAAGGGCTGGACAAGATTTTCCTTGAGGCCGGTTTCGAGTGGCGCGAGCCGGGCTGTTCCATGTGTCTGGCGATGAACCCGGACAAACTGGGCAGCGGCGAGCATTGCGCGTCGACATCCAACCGCAATTTCGAAGGGCGTCAGGGCGCCGGCGGTCGAA is a genomic window of Stutzerimonas stutzeri containing:
- a CDS encoding tRNA dihydrouridine synthase, producing MQIALAPMEGLVDEILRDVLTGIGGVDWCVTEFIRVSDRLLPPSSFRKLAPELDNGAKTRAGTPLRVQLLGSDPLCLADNAALACTLGAPAIDLNFGCPAKTVNKSRGGAVLLKEPELLHSILQEVRRAVPAHIPVTAKMRLGFDSPDGALDCARALAQGGAGQLVVHARTKVDGYKPPAHWEWVAKVQDVVAVPVFANGDIWSLEDWRRCRGISGVDDIMLGRGLVCRPDLARQISAAKRGETVDPMGWDELQPLLAEFWVQARRKMSPRYAPGRLKQWLSMLTRSYPQAISLFAQLRRENDCERLDALLGLDSAAPGLRAAG
- a CDS encoding SDR family oxidoreductase, which codes for MHKVMLITGASRGIGAATARLAAAQGYALCLNYHHRQDAAELLLQEIKSAGNHAIAVSADVSDEAQVARLFAAIDDEFGQLDVLVNNAGMLERQMRLDEMDAARLARVFAVNVTGSFLCAREAVRRMSTRHGGYGGAIINVSSIAAKLGAPNEYIDYAAAKGAIDSMTLGLAKEVAAEGIRVNAVRPGVIRTEIHASGGEPGRVERVKAGVPMGRGGEPEEVAEAILWLASEKASYASGALLDIAGGR
- a CDS encoding Hsp20 family protein; this translates as MTSFSMAPLFRQSIGFDRFNDLFESALRNDASSSFPPYNVEKHGDDQYRIIVAAAGFQESDLDLQVERGVLTVSGGKRENAADNVTYLHQGIAQRAFKLSFRLADHIEVRGAALNNGLLSIELERVVPEEAKPKRIPINGERLALEEA
- a CDS encoding sensor domain-containing protein produces the protein MLPPEPPRDAIPAESATPWHEVTGLLSVLDGAGVGVWSWDLPRGVVHWSLGTGKLFGLTSPLVEIAQDHYLALVAAEDRSRIEAAVRAILAGGEPRFSFRHRVRWPDSSVRWLEIDGQQHNSGTAQQVLVGIVRDITDQHRQAQALEDSQERLQLTLASAELGNWEWHIPSDRLYASTRASELHGIVEGPFDGSFREFFRSVAANNRQTMREAYSDLLAGRCQTYQATYQADHANGTTRHLESTAKLYRDEHGAPLRMVGVIKDATERVLREQHLAASEAKFSALFQGSPDPISLSRIRDGAFIDVNPSFSAVFGWDSSEIAGRSAPEVGIWRDEAQRQALYHQLTRHQRLENAEAQFRTKTGQHVTCVVSSRFIRIDRRLCIVTTFRDITKRQQAEAALKVSEAKFSTAFHSSPNALIISERSTGRFIEVNEGFRRLYGYRPEEVIGRTSADLGIWPVAQRQEILERLERDGRVVSWEMIGHDRHGTPKHIELSVEPIALNDTDCLLLSARDISQLKAAHAQIHHLAYHDPLTNLPNRALLMDRLTQQTSLHKRHNLRGALLFLDLDHFKHINDSLGHPVGDAVLKMITARLEASTRREDTVARLGGDEFVVLLTGLTGKRSEVTRHVREVAEKLRTLLAEPMVFEGNRLQVTPSIGIALMPDHGDTPADLLKRADIALYRAKDAGRNAIQLFRTTMQEAAVARLKLESELRLALQRQEFELHLQPQVDARSGAVIGAEALLRWHHPEQGARSPVQFIDVLEESGLIVEAGRWVIKEACRIGASLLASGLVHADRFSLCVNISPRQFRQNDFVECILEALSVTGLPHRMIKLEITEGIVIQNLDDTIAKMRRLCRHGVSFAMDDFGTGYSSLTYLKRLPVNLLKIDQSFVRDALNDPNDAEIIRAIVAMARSLGLEVIAEGVEQQAQLDLLQLQGCYLYQGYLFSRPLPLAAFSELLKLRPTA
- a CDS encoding LysR family transcriptional regulator, which translates into the protein MDLASLNAFIAIAEMGSFSLAAERLHLTQPAVSKRLAALESQLNVRLFDRLGREIGLTEAGRALLPRAYQILNVLDDTRRALTNLNGDVSGRLCLATSHHIGLHRLPPLLRTFTRTYPDVNLDIRFLDSEIAYEEVLHGRAELAVITLAPHTAAPVRASKVWDDPLDFVVAPEHPLARKADISLADIAGYPAVFPGANTFTHHIAHRLFEREGLTPNIAMSTNYMETIKMMVSIGIAWSVLPRTMLDAQVVRLPLAGVQLSRQLGYITHTERTLSNAAKAFMSLLDAD
- the leuC gene encoding 3-isopropylmalate dehydratase large subunit; this encodes MAGKTLYEKLWEMHEVKRRDDGSSLIYIDRHILHEVTSPQAFEGLRLANRKPWRIDANIATPDHNVPTTRGERQGGLEAISDEVSRLQVQTLDENCDDFGILEFKMNDVRQGIVHVIGPEQGATLPGMTVVCGDSHTSTHGAFAALAHGIGTSEVEHVLATQCLVAKKMKNMQVRVEGKLPFGVTAKDIVLAVIGKIGTAGGNGHALEFAGSVIRDLSMEGRMTICNMSIEAGARVGMVAADEKTIAYVEGRPFAPKGADWDKAVELWKGLVSDDDAVFDTVVELKAEDIKPQVSWGTSPEMVLAVDQNVPDPAAEADPVKRDSINRALKYMGLRANQPITDIQLDRVFIGSCTNSRIEDLRAAAEVAKGRKVAATVKQAMVVPGSGLVKQQAEAEGLDKIFLEAGFEWREPGCSMCLAMNPDKLGSGEHCASTSNRNFEGRQGAGGRTHLVSPAMAAAAAVTGRFVDVRELIQA